One Loxodonta africana isolate mLoxAfr1 chromosome 4, mLoxAfr1.hap2, whole genome shotgun sequence genomic region harbors:
- the KRT8 gene encoding keratin, type II cytoskeletal 8, which yields MSIRVTQKSYKVSTSGPRAFSSRSYTSGPGGRISSSAFSRVGSSSSSSFRPGLGAGFGPFGGFGVGGAGGITSVTVNQSLLSPLKLEVDPNIQAVRTQEKEQIKTLNNKFASFIDKVRFLEQQNKMLETKWSLLQQQKTSRSNMDSMFESYINNLRRQLETLGQEKLKLEAELGNMQGLVEDFKNKYEDEINKRTEMENEFVLIKKDVDEAYMNKVELESRLEGLTDEINFLRQLYEEEIRELQAQISDTSVVLSMDNSRSLDMDGIIAEVKAQYEEIANRSRAEAESMYQIKYEELQTLAGKHGDDLRRTKTEISEMNRNISRIQAEIEALKGQRASLEAAIADAEQRGELAIKDAQNKLAELEAALQRAKQDMARQLREYQELMNVKLALDIEIATYRKLLEGEESRLESGMQNMSIHTKTTSGYSGVLGSAYGGLTSPGLNYGVSSFQSSFGSGGGPGFSTRTGSTKTVVVKKIETRDGKLVSESSDVLPK from the exons ATGTCTATCAGGGTGACCCAGAAGTCCTACAAGGTGTCCACCTCTGGACCCCGGGCCTTCAGCAGCCGCTCTTACACGAGCGGGCCCGGCGGGCGCATCAGCTCTTCTGCCTTCTCCCGggtgggcagcagcagcagcagcagcttccGGCCCGGCCTGGGCGCCGGTTTCGGTCCGTTCGGGGGCTTCGGCGTAGGAGGTGCGGGGGGCATCACATCCGTCACCGTAAACCAGAGCCTGCTAAGCCCCCTTAAGCTGGAGGTGGACCCCAACATCCAGGCCGTGCGCACCCAGGAAAAGGAGCAGatcaagaccctcaacaacaagTTTGCCTCCTTCATCGACAAG GTACGGTTCCTGGAGCAGCAGAACAAGATGCTGGAGACCAAGTGGAGCCTTCTGCAGCAGCAGAAGACATCTCGGAGCAACATGGACAGTATGTTCGAGAGCTACATCAACAACCTTAGGCGGCAGCTGGAGACGCTGGGCCAGGAGAAACTGAAGCTGGAGGCAGAGCTGGGCAACATGCAGGGGCTGGTGGAGGACTTCAAGAATAA GTACGAGGATGAGATCAATAAGCGAACAGAAATGGAGAATGAATTTGTTCTCATCAAGAAG GATGTGGATGAAGCTTATATGAACAAGGTAGAGCTGGAGTCCCGCCTGGAAGGGCTGACCGACGAGATTAACTTCCTTAGGCAACTGTATGAAGAG GAGATCCGTGAGCTGCAGGCCCAGATCTCGGACACGTCTGTGGTGCTGTCCATGGACAACAGCCGCTCCCTGGACATGGATGGCATCATCGCCGAGGTCAAGGCCCAGTATGAGGAGATCGCCAACCGCAGCCGGGCTGAGGCTGAGAGCATGTATCAGATCAAG TATGAGGAGCTGCAGACACTGGCTGGGAAGCACGGGGATGACCTTCGTCGTACGAAGACTGAGATCTCCGAGATGAACCGGAATATCAGCCGGATTCAGGCTGAGATCGAGGCACTCAAAGGCCAG AGGGCTTCCCTGGAGGCTGCCATCGCTGACGCTGAGCAGCGTGGAGAGCTGGCCATTAAGGATGCCCAAAACAAGCTGGCTGAGCTGGAGGCTGCCCTGCAGCGAGCCAAGCAGGACATGGCGCGGCAGCTGCGTGAGTACCAGGAGCTGATGAACGTCAAGCTGGCCCTGGACATCGAGATCGCAACTTACCGCAAGCTCCTGGAGGGCGAGGAGAGCCG GCTGGAGTCTGGGATGCAGAACATGAGCATCCACACAAAGACCACCAGTGGCTACTCCG GTGTGCTGGGCTCGGCCTATGGGGGCCTTACAAGCCCTGGCCTCAACTACGGCGTGAGCTCCTTCCAGTCTAGCTTCGGCTCTGGCGGAGGCCCTGGCTTCTCCACCCGTACCGGCTCCACCAAGACTGTGGTTGTGAAGAAGATTGAGACCCGTGATGGGAAGCTGGTGTCCGAGTCTTCTGATGTCCTGCCCAAGTGA